The genomic window GCCTGCCAAGAAGTTCAAGCCATCTAAATCGGCTTCATCTGTAGGGACCAATACGCTATGATCTGTAGCTTCCACGGAGATAACCGTTTCGAAAATCGTACGCTCACCGTCTTGGATCCATTGCCCCATGGAATGCAAATCGGTTGTCAAATCTACGGATGCTGGGAAAATACCTTTACCGTCTTTACCTTCGCTCTCTCCGTAAAGTTGTTTCCACCATTCTGCGATATAGTGCAATTTCGGATGGAAGTTAGCCAAGATCTCAATCTTTTTACCGTTCTTATATAATTCATTACGAGTAGCGGCATAGATAGCGGCCATATTATCAGCGAAAGGAACGCTCGCGTCTGTAGCTTTTTCCATGGAAACTGCTCCAGCAACCAAGTCGCGGATGCTGATACCTGCCACGGCGATCGGAAGCAAACCTACCGGAGTTAAAACAGAGAAACGTCCACCTACGTTATCAGGGATGATGAAAGTCTTGTAACCTTCTTGATCTGCCAAAGTACGCAAAGCGCCTCTCTTAGCGTCCGTGATAGCTACGATACGATGTTTAGCCTCTTCCTTGCCAACAGCATCTTCCAATTGTTTCTTCAAGATACGGAAAGCCAAAGCCGGCTCTGTAGTCGTACCAGACTTGGAGATATTGATAATACCGAATTGCTTACCTTTCAAAACTTCGCTTAATTCATAAAGATAATCCTCTCCGATATTGTGTCCGGCGTATAACATAACCGGGTTTTTACGGTCGTTTTGCAACCAGTCGAAGCTGTTGTTTAACGCTTCTACTACCGCTTTGGTACCCAAATAGCTACCACCGATACCAATGGCTACGACCACCTCACATTTAGAACGAAGCACGTTCGCCGTATTCTCGATGTCGGCCAACTCTGCGTCCGTGATAGAAGAGGGGAGATGCAACCAACCCAAAAAGTCGTTACCTGCTCCGTTACCGTTATGTAATGTGGCAATACATTCCATTGCCTTGGCCTCTTGAGCGTAAACCTGTTCCTTGGAGACAGTGCCCAGAGCCTTGTC from Parabacteroides distasonis ATCC 8503 includes these protein-coding regions:
- a CDS encoding glucose-6-phosphate isomerase; amino-acid sequence: MKNISLNIDKALGTVSKEQVYAQEAKAMECIATLHNGNGAGNDFLGWLHLPSSITDAELADIENTANVLRSKCEVVVAIGIGGSYLGTKAVVEALNNSFDWLQNDRKNPVMLYAGHNIGEDYLYELSEVLKGKQFGIINISKSGTTTEPALAFRILKKQLEDAVGKEEAKHRIVAITDAKRGALRTLADQEGYKTFIIPDNVGGRFSVLTPVGLLPIAVAGISIRDLVAGAVSMEKATDASVPFADNMAAIYAATRNELYKNGKKIEILANFHPKLHYIAEWWKQLYGESEGKDGKGIFPASVDLTTDLHSMGQWIQDGERTIFETVISVEATDHSVLVPTDEADLDGLNFLAGKHVDEVNKMAELGTQLAHVDGGVPNIKVNMPEVSAFYIGQLFYFFEKACGISGYMLGVNPFNQPGVEAYKKNMFALLNKPGYEKESEAIKARL